The DNA region TTAGCAATATAGAGTCATTATCCATTATGTATAGTCGTATATGTTAGGTTACTAGAGTTTTAATATTGTACTCCTCATGTCCTCTATATATTGCCCTaaggggctactattgaatacaagttgttattcctaacaTAGTATAATAGCTATGTTTCTTTTCCTGGGACATCGCAACTCGTCCAAATCCAATCTAACCCGCCAGCTCCCTCATACCGGCTCTCATTCCCGTCGCTCGGATATCTCTTCGGTCGGCTCCGTCTCTGGCTTTCCCACCCGCATCCAGATATGCCCGAGCGGCCGCCTCAACCGCAGTCGCTGCCTCTACCCGCTGCCGTCGTTGGCTCCACCTCTCCCGCGTCCACGTCTCAGGGCCAACCCACGCGCTGCGGTCGTCCCCCTCGCGCGCTCGGCCTCCGTTGGTTACTCCTTCCGCTGTCGGCTCACCCTCCTGCCGCCAGCTGCCTCCTACTCTAGGTTGCCCCGGCCGGATCCACCCTGCGCCGGGCCACCTCGCCCCTGGCCGGAGCCACCGGTCTTGGATCCGCCCGCACCGACCCCTGATTCACTGCCATCGCCAGCAGCTATCCCGTGCGCTGCCCGTCACGGCCTCGTGCACTCCCGCGCGAATTCACGTCGCCACTTGGATCCAACCCGCCCGTTGTCCTCCCCGGGCTGCTCCCTCTGAATTCGTCGCCCCTGCTCTAGGCCCCGTCGGACCACCTCGGCCTGGTGCTCCTCATGCGAGGCGGCAGAGGATCTGGTTCCACATGCTGGCGGATGAGCAGCCAGAGGGGGATGCGTCGGCGCCGCCCGTCCACTTCTGGGGCTCTCGTCTTCATGGTCCATGGTTGCGGCAATGACATTCCAGTCCACGACCATCTTCCTCACGCGCCCGAGGTTCACCTACATCGAGCAGCCAGAGGGGGATGCGCCGACGTTGCCCGTCCACTTCTGGGGCGCTCGTTTTCATGGTCCACGACTGTGACAACGACGTTCCAGTCCACAACCGTCTTCCTCGCACGCCCAGTGTTCACCTGCTTCGCCGCCGATCTCCCAGGCCACTACCGCTCCCACGACCTTCGCGCCTTTGTGCCCATCTTCATCATTGTCAGTCTATATTGACACAGAGGGGGAGTTACCCTTCATCTTCACTACTGGATTGCACGTTTTTGGACCATGTTTCAATAGTCTGGTTGTGGCAGTCAATGCTCGGTGGTTGTAGTCTGTTTCTATGGGCTACTTTTGGTGATGGATCATGGGCTCCTAGTGTTGGGCTACTACTGGGTGGTTGGGGCTGTTGGTTGCAATCTGGATTGAGCTATGGCCTGCTTCATTTAGTGGTGCTTGGGCTCCCTTTTTTGTGCTTTAGTGCTATGAGTCTTTTGGTTTGAGTCTTATCTTCAGCTAGCTTCATTTGCGTCTAGCTTTAGTCTTTGCGATTCCGCGGTGTCCACGTCCAAGTTTCAGTCTCTCTTTTGAGTTCGTCTATACCGTGCGAGTCTACATATTCCTTCGTCCATTAGTCGATTTCTTTTGTGGTTCGCTAAATATTCGTCTTTGTTTGGCTAAACTTTTCCGTCGTTATTGATGCAACAGTGCCATCTAGATCTTTTCGTCATTCATgtatttgcaattcttgatctagGGTGCTCTTGTGTCATCTTGGTCTTTCCGTAGCTCTAGTGAcaacttcttttgttgtcttacTACTCGTCGTCGCTTTGTTGTGATTCTTGACCAAAGGCGTtcatttgttgtcatcatcacgacTCTACTCTTGTGCTTCGCTTTGCACCTCTTCGGCTTGATCTGACAGGATTGCCAAGACTCCATTCTACGACGACTTTACGGAGACAATTTTTTCTAAGGTATTAGTCTAAGTGTATTACTTAGTGTCACCTCTATCAAATGCAACACTATTGTATACGCTTTGCATTTGAGGGGgatgttaggaatatagagcCCTTATCCATTACGTATAGATTAGGTTACTATAGCCCTTATCATATActcctcatgtactctatatattgtccCAGAGGCTATTAAAtataagttgctattcctaacaacTAGTACAATGATGCCTGAAGGGTTTGTTTCCCCCTTAATATTATAATTCAATTTGGGTATTTTACCAACCAATTTAAATTCTATTTCTTCTACCTCACAAAGTGCTTAAACCATTCTCAAACAAGCATGATTGATGTGGCAATGCAAACTTGTTATGAGCTTATCTAACCAGGATATGCTAGCATGCTGCATTCATTAATTGAACTAATTTTGCGGTATGCCATTGCATTGTTGAGTTGAACGCCTAATTTTACTCTTGATATGGGTGCCTCCTTCCATCTAACCCCTCACAAAGTCAGTTTAAGAAAATTAATGACAGAAATAGAAAACACAATGCGATACAACAGGCACAAGATATTATGAACAGCTGTAAATAAGTTCTTTTTTTAAAGACCAAAAAGAAATGATAGGTAGCGATTCCCACCTCTATAAAACCAGCAAGACAGCTCCACATACGAGGTACAAATCTTGACTGGCGGCTTAAGAGCACGCAATCATTTTCTTTATCAATGAccaacataatcacaacctgcAATACACCACACACAACAAAAGAGTAAATACTATCTGTGAGTGTGAATATTGCTACAAAATAAACTCATGATGAAGAGTGGCACAATTTATTCTCCCAATTCAAACACTATGCGAAGACCAGAAGGAGAGCAAATGTCATACTGGATCCACTCGAGGATATATCCTCTTCTTGCAGGACTCATTGCTGCACTGTTTTCGCCTTCCAGCTTCAGTAGGAACAGCCCTTGCTCCACACGCCCCACAAAATTTTGCAGTATTATGCCATTCGAGCAGTGCCCGAGCCTGTTCGCATCAGAAACAAATCAAGCTTGTCTCTCGAGTCCTCAGCCATAAAAATGTCTTTAATTACAATTGAACAATAGTCgagaagaactcaagaacaaagGAACGCGCATACATGTCCGGCGATGGCAAGCTCCCCCATGGCGTCCTTGTCGCTCCAATCCGTGGCCACCATGAGCGTCCTCAAGTCCACATACGTCGACCCATCCCCGTCCCCACCGCCGGAGACCCTCAAACCCTCTCCCTCGCCGACGTCGATGGCCCAGTACGCCGCGGCCTCCTTGCCGTCCCCCTCGCCGTGCGCGCCCAGGAAGACGAAGGCATCCGGGGGCACCCCGGGAACGCGCGAGGGCGGGAGCCACGCGAGGCTCCAGGCCGGCGCCGCGGCCGGGGGATGGTCCGGGGAGCGCGCGAGCGGGCGGCCCCGGCGGAAAGGGAGGATCTTGGAGAGGTGCGGGTGCGAGTGGGCGGCGTCCGCGGAGGGGGCGGAGGCGGAGCCGGGGTCGAGGAGGGAGCGGAgggcctcggcggcggcggagggtgatacggcggccgaggcggagaGGCCGCGCAGCGGGTTGGCCGCGAAGGCGTGCGCGCGGAGGTGGATGGCCATGGCGACCACCGCGCGGGGCTTGGGTTTGGTGGGGGTGGGGAGCTTCTTCCCGGCAAGGGCAGCTGTGTAGGTAGAGTAGTTGGGTTGGATTGAGGCACGTGTGTGCATGACATGTGGGGCATGTTCTATTTGTGGCTACACGTACACATATCATGGGCCCACAAACGAACTGACCTGTGGGCCCTCATCCCATTTCCGCTCGTGGCCCGAGCAGCATCcaaggtgtgtttggtttagTCCGGCGGCGATGGGTGAATCGCGAAAAAGAATTTGTTTGTCTGTATATAGTTTGATTTGGTAGTTGTAAATATCCGATTTTATGTTGGCTCAGAAGTGAAGATTGGTTTGAGCTTCTTTTGTAGTTTGATCtaatagatatatattttatatttatttatacaaatagatttacttattaatataatattaacTCTTATATTCATCCGTACATATTCAAATttaatcaactaaataaattaTATCCGAACAAATATAATCTATTAAATACTCTTCTTTTTTAACAAATACGATTCAACCCAACCTACTTATACAATACAACTTACAAAACATCATCAAGGTCGTCTATCCTCGAGGTCGAGCGCCGCCGGGACAGGAGCTGCACCGGTGGGTTCGGACTCGGATCCTCTGCATTAGCTACTGCTACCGCAGAGGTGCAGTTTTGTGCACCATATGAAATCTAGACCATTCATCTGGCAATCAACGGCTTAGCTTCCTCCGTCCATTCTTCAATCCTTATCTCCTCATGATTGGATTAATCCCAAACAAATGCAGCCGTTCCCAATAGTGATTTGATTTATAATCCACATCTTGAACAAGTTGAGTGTGTTCACATCTCCATAGTTTGTCTAAT from Phragmites australis chromosome 8, lpPhrAust1.1, whole genome shotgun sequence includes:
- the LOC133926206 gene encoding nudix hydrolase 19, chloroplastic-like, coding for MAIHLRAHAFAANPLRGLSASAAVSPSAAAEALRSLLDPGSASAPSADAAHSHPHLSKILPFRRGRPLARSPDHPPAAAPAWSLAWLPPSRVPGVPPDAFVFLGAHGEGDGKEAAAYWAIDVGEGEGLRVSGGGDGDGSTYVDLRTLMVATDWSDKDAMGELAIAGHARALLEWHNTAKFCGACGARAVPTEAGRRKQCSNESCKKRIYPRVDPVVIMLVIDKENDCVLLSRQSRFVPRMWSCLAGFIEPGESMEEAVRRETWEETGVEVGQVIYHSSQPWPVGPNTMPCQLMVGFFAYAKSLEIRVDKQELEDAQWHSREDIKKALTFAEYEKAQRTNALKVNQMCKGAEKGQSLSADLNVETGEPAPMFVPGPFAIAHHLISSWALEGAPKLPSSFSNL